A genomic window from Solanum stenotomum isolate F172 chromosome 10, ASM1918654v1, whole genome shotgun sequence includes:
- the LOC125842059 gene encoding G-protein coupled receptor 1 gives MATVKAVMGNLTVAERQVLTAVNSGASSLSFVGSGFIVLCYLLFKELRKFSFKLVFYLALSDMCCSFFSIIGDPSKGFFCYAQGYTTHFFCLASFLWTTTIAFTLHRTVVRHKTDVEDLEPMFHLYVWGTSGVMTVIRSIANNHEHLSRLGTWCWAQTGHTGKVVHFITFYAPLWGAILFNGVTYFQVIRMLNNATRMAVGMSERSYQPDPRSDMKALNRWGYYPLILIGSWFFGTINRIHDVIEPGHKIFWLSVLDVGMAQLMGLFNSIAYGLNSSVRRAIYERLDLLPEWSQRWLPKSSKSRGQQQDSELVSLKIQDQQ, from the exons ATGGCAACTGTAAAAGCAGTGATGGGGAATTTGACGGTGGCAGAACGACAAGTACTCACGGCAGTGAACAGCGGAGCATCAAGTCTCTCATTCGTCGGTTCAGGATTTATAGTACTCTGTTATTTGCTTTTCAAAGAGCTTCGCAAGTTCTCCTTCAAACTTGTCTTCTACCTCGCTTTATCT GACATGTGCTGCAGTTTCTTCAGCATAATTGG GGATCCTTCCAAAGGGTTCTTCTGTTATGCTCAGGGATATACAACACATTTCTTCTGCCTAGCGTCTTTCTTGTGGACAACAACAATTGCCTTTACTCTTCACCGAACAGTTGTTAGACATAAGACGGATGTTGAAGATTTGGAGCCAATGTTTCATTTATATGTTTGGG GAACTTCAGGAGTAATGACAGTTATAAGATCAATTGCCAATAATCATGAACATCTAAGTCGGCTGGGCACTTGGTGTTGGGCACAAACAGGACACACAGGAAAG GTGGTACACTTCATAACGTTTTATGCACCTCTTTGGGGTGCCATTCTTTTTAACGGTGTCACCTATTTTCAAGTGATACGGATGCTAAACAATGCAACTCGT ATGGCAGTGGGCATGTCAGAGAGGTCATACCAACCAGATCCGCGGTCAGACATGAAG GCACTAAATCGTTGGGGTTACTATCCCCTTATTCTTATTGGATCATGGTTTTTCGGTACAATCAACCGTATACATGACGTTATTGAACCAGGTCATAAGATATTTTGGCTTTCTGTTCTTGATGTTGGAATGGCACAGCTCATG GGTCTCTTCAACTCAATAGCATACGGCCTTAACAGCTCAGTCCGTAGAGCAATTTACGAGAGATTGGATCT GTTACCTGAATGGTCTCAAAGATGGCTTCCAAAGAGCTCAAAGTCAAGAGGCCAACAGCAAGACAGTGAATTAGTCTCTCTAAAGATTCAAGATCAGCAATAA